CCCCGAGATGCATCAGACCAAGAAGGGCAATCAGTGGTATTTCGGGATGAAGGCGCACATCGGCGTGGATGAGTTTTCCGGGTTGGTGCACCACGTCCATTGCACGGCCGCCAACGTCGCCGACGTCACGGTGACGCACACGTTGCTGCATGGCAAAGAAGACAGCGTGTTTGGCGACAGCGGCTACACCGGTGCGGATAAGCGCGAAGAACTGCAGGACTGCGAGGCTGCATTTTTCATTGCTGCCAAGCGTTCGGTGCTTCAAGCCATCGGCAACAAGCGGGAGCGTGCTCGGGAACAGCGTTGGGAACACTTCAAGGCCAGCGTGCGCGCGAAGGTGGAGCATCCGTTCCGGGTGATCAAGCGCCAGTTCGGTTACACCAAGGTCCGCTATCGCGGCCTGGCGAAGAACACCGCGCAGGTGCTGACGCTGTTTGCGCTGTCAAACCTGTGGATGAAGCGAAAGCAGTTATTGCCTGCTATGGGGAGCGTGCGCCTGTAACGCAGGCAACACCCTGCAAACGCGCCGGAAACGGCAAAAAAATCGAGGATCTGAGCGCCGTCAGCCTAGCCGATGTAGTTGGGCTCATCCTCCGACGCCGTTGATCAGACCATCCCTAGAGGCTCTGCGAGCAGGCTGGTGTGCAGACGCAGCGCATCGCAGCGGGCTCATCCTTGCGCGCATGCCGCGCGCAACGCGTGCAGGCGACCGTCGCCGCCTGCACGCTGGTCCATCACGCTTACCAGATCGCCACGCGGTCCTTGTCGCCGCGCACCATCGCATCGCCCGGCTTGCACTGGAACGCCTGTGCGAACGCCGGCATGTTGGACGGCGCGCCGTTGGCGCGGAAGTTGGCCGGCGCATGCGGATCGGTGTTGAGGCGCACGCGCAGCTCGCCATCGGTGAAGTTGCGGCGCCACACCGTGGCCCAGTTCATGAAGAAGCGCTTGTCCTGGCTATGGCCGTCGATCTCCTTGTTGGCGGCCGGCTGTTCCTGCAACGCCATCTGCAGCGCGTCGTAGGCCACGGTGAGGCCGCCCAGGTCGCCGATGTTTTCGCCCAGGGTCAGCTTGCCTTTGACGTGCACGCCGGGAATCGCCTCGTAGCCATCGAACTGCGCCACCAGCTGATCGGTGCGCTGGGTGAACAGCTTGCGGTCGGCGTCGGTCCACCACGTGTCGAAGTTGCCCTTGGCATCGAACTGGCTGCCGGAGTCGTCGTAGCCATGCATCATCTCGTGCCCGATCACCGCACCGATGCCGCCGTAATTGAGCGCCGGGTCGGCCTTGGGATCGAAGAACGGCGGCTGCAGAATCGCCGCCGGGAACACGATCTCGTTGCGGGTGGCGTTGTAGTACGCGTTGACCGTCTGCGGCGTCATATGCCACTCGCGCTTGTCCACCGGCTTGCCGATCTTGTCGAGCATGTAGCGGTAATTGAACGCCTGCGCGGCCTGCATATTGGCCAGGAACCCGTCGCCCCGCGTTTCCAGCCCGCTCCAATCACGCCACTGGTCCGGATAGCCGATCTTGGGCGTGAAGCTGGCCCACTTTTCCAGTGCACGCTGCTTGGTCTCCGCGCTCATCCAGTCCAGCTTCTCCAGCCGCACCTTCAGCGCGTTGGAGAGGTTCTGCACCAGCTGCTGCATCTGCGCTTTTGACTCGGCCGGGAATGCCGATTGCACGTAGAGCTGGCCCAGTGCCTCGCCCATGGCCTCGTTGACCGCGTTCAAGGTGCGCTTCCAGCGCGGCAGCATGTCCTGCTGCCCGCGCAACGTCTTGGCATAGAAATCGAAGTTGGCCTGCTCGAACGGCTTGGCCAGGTACGGCGCTGCCTCATCGATGCTGTGGAAGCGCAGATATGCCTTCCAGGTATCCACCGGCGTGTTGACGAGCATCTCGTCCAGCGCGCGGAAATACTCCGGCTGGCTCAGCGAGAAGGTGCCGGCCGGCACCTTCAGTGCACTGAAGAATGCCTGCCAATCGAAGTGCGGCGTGATCGCATTGGCGCCCGCCACATCGACCGGGTTGTAGCGCTTGGCCGGGTCACGCAGCTCGATGCGCGAGAGCGAGGCGTTGGCCAGCTGCGTCTCGAACGCCATCACCGCCTTGGCCTGTTCGGCCGCCTGTGCTGCCGGAATGCCGGACAGCTCCAGCACGCGGGCGATATAAGCCACGTACTGTTCGCGGATCTTTGCCTGGGCCGGATCGGTGTAATAGCCCTTCTCCGGCAGGCCCAGACCGCCCTGCCCGGCATACGCAATCATCTGCTCGGAATTCTTGTAGTCGGCATTGGCGCCGAACGAGAACAAAAAGCCCTGGCCCTTGGCATAGCTGTCGCGCAACCAGGCGGCAATCGCTGGCGCATCGCTAAGCGCATCAATCGCTTTTAGCTGCGGCTGCAGCGGGGTGATGCCGGCCTTGTCGATGGCCGCCTCGTCCGAGCCGGTCCGCCACAGGTCGGCGATCTTGGCATCCACCGAACCTGCGGACAGATTACCGCGCGCCAGTTGTTCCACCAGCGCGTGCTGGATGGTCAACGAGCGCTCGGCCAGCACTTCGAAACTGCCCCAGCTGGTGCGGTCGGACGGCACCGGGTTGGCCTTGAGCCACTTGGCGTTGACGAACCCGTTGAGGTCCTGGCATGCGGCAATGGCCGGATCCAGATCGCCGCTGCCGAAGGCCACGATCGGCGCATCCAGCTTGGACACATCCACGCGCGTCGGCGCTGCAGATGCGGCGGCGGCCGGCTTGCTGGTGTCGTCGGAGGCGCCGCACGCGGACAGCGTCACGGCGATGGCCACCGCCAGGGACAGCGGGGCAAACTTGCTGAGGATCATTGAATTCTCCAGGACAGGGGCCGCAGCGTGCGCGCGGCCGAAAAGAGTAGGTAATCGGCGCACTGCGCTGATCCCCCAAAAGTCACACAACAGGCGAACGCCCTAACGTCCGCCACCGCGCGCATCCAGCCGCTGCGGCATCGCACTCCAACGCGCCACTGCGCGCTAGGAGTGTTTGTAGAACGGCTTCAATAGCAGGTACACCGGGAAGGCGAGAACCATCAACACCAGCGCCGCATCGTGACTGGACGTTGCCTCCGCCCAGGACTCCATCTGCCGCGACGGACCAAACAGGCCAAAGGCCACCAGCAGCACACCGGCCAGGCACACCAGCAAGGCCAGCCAGGTGGCTTCTGCAGAGACACTGCCGCCTGCCAGCGCGGCAAACGCGCCGCTGACTCCTGCCATCAGCACACCGAAGGTCGCGAGATAACTGCGGCAGTACAGGGCGCTCATCTGCTGCGTTTTACGTTTGCCGGACATCATGTCTCGCAATGAAAGAAGCACCATTGGCAGCGCGCACCAACAGGCACGCCGCTGCATCACGGCCAACGCCGCCACGCCTCATGCATGGCGGCAGCACCGGCCAATCCGGCAGCGGGCGTGCTGCGTGCACGCCCGCTGCGCGGCTTACTTGGCCTTGCCCTGGTTGGCCACGGCTTCGGCGGCGCGCTTGGCCGCTTCCGGGTCGCCCAGGTAGCGGTAGCTTTGCACCTGCAGGTTGTCGTCCAGCTCGAACAACAGCGGGATGCCGGTGGGAATGTTGAGCTCCAGGATCTGCGCGTTGGAGATGTCGTTGAGGTACTTGTACAGCGCGCGCAACGAGTTGCCGTGCGCGGTGACCAGCACGGTCTGGCCGGCCTTCAACTGCGGGGCGATCGCGTCGTGCCAGTACGGCAACACGCGCACCAGCGTGGTCGCCAGCGACTCGGTGCCCGGCAATGCATTGCGGTCCAGCGTGGCATAGCGGCGGTCATGCCCGGGATGGCCCGGATCGGTGACGTCCATGGCCGGCGGCGGGATGTCGTAGGAACGGCGCCAGATCTTGACCTGCTCTTCGCCGTGCTTGGCCGCGGTTTCGGCCTTGTCCAGGCCCTGCAGGCCACCGTAGTGACGCTCATTGAGGCGCCAGCTCTTGTGCACCGGCAGCCAGTCCTGGTCGAGCTCCTTCAGCGCGCCCTGCAGCGTGTGGATGGCGCGCTTGAGCACCGAGGTGTACGCCACATCGAACTGCAGCCCTTCGTCCTTCATCAGCTTGCCGGCCGCGGCGGCTTCCTGGCGGCCCTGCTCGGTGAGATCCACGTCCACCCAGCCGGTGAAACGGTTGTCCAGGTTCCATTGGCTCTGGCCATGGCGCAGCAGTACGAGTTTGCGGGTCACTACGGTTCTCCGATTGGGGGCCGATCAACCGCTGATTGTAGCGGCAGCCGATGCCTGCCTGGCGTGCACGGCATCGCCACGGCGTGCGCGCGATGCTGCGGCCATGCAGACATCCATCGACCCCGTGTTCGCCGGTTGGGACGGCAGCGTCGCTCAGGCGCGACAGTTGCAGCAGCAACTGGCCCAGCGCGTGGCGCTGCGCGATGAGGTTTCCGCCGCGCCTGCGCTGCTGGCCGGCTTCGATGTGGGCTTCGAAGACGATGGCCAGACCACGCGCGCGGCGGCCGTGCTGCTGGATGCGCAGACGCTGCTGCCGCTGGAAACCCACGTCGCCCGCGTGCCGACCTCGATGCCGTATGTGCCCGGCCTGCTGAGTTTTCGCGAGCTGCCCGCATTGCTGCGCGCGCTTGCGCTGCTGGCGCGCACGCCGGACCTGGTGTTCATCGATGGCCAGGGCATCGCGCATCCGCGCAGGTTCGGCATCGCCGCGCACTTTGGCGTGGTCACTGGCCTGCCCAGCATCGGCGTGGCCAAGCAACGCCTGGCCGGAACCTTCATCGAGCCCGGTGGGGAACGCGGCGACCACAGCCCCATCCTGCTGGCCGGTGCGCAGATCGGCTGGGCACTGCGCAGCAAGCCGCGCTGCAATCCGTTGATCGTCTCGCCCGGTCATCGCGTGTCGATGCAAGGCGCACTCGACTGGACCCTGCGCACGCTGCGCGCCTACCGCCTGCCCGAACCGACGCGGCTGGCCGACCGGCTGGCTTCACGGCGTGGCGAAATCGAGCTGCAGACGCAGCCGACGTTGCTGTAGCTCGCGTGCTGCGGGGCAAGCGTGCAATTGCGGGCATCGATGCATGGTTCGTTGGATGTGGCTTGTCAGTTCTGGCGTGTGGATTCTGACTTCAAGCTTCTCGCGCGCAGCTCGCAGCTCGCAGCCGCCGTTGTCTTGCGGCTTGGACAACGCCGACCAGATCGACGTGCAGGTGCTCGTAGCTTTGGTACTTGAATGCGCGGCATTCACCAACCTGGCCACCTGCCGCAGCAGCACACCACCAGCCACCACCACTCACCCCATCACGTGCCGCACGCACAGAACATTCCATCTTGCGTTGCAGCGCGCCCACGCCGCCGCCTGCATGGCAAGCTGCCGCTCTGCCCACTGCACGAGCCGCCGCCATGACCACGCTGATCGCTCCCCGTGTCCACGATATTGGCGGCTTGCAGGTGCGCCGCGCCGTGCCGACCCTGCAGGCGCGCAGCGTCGGCCCGTTCGTGTTCGTCGACCACATGGGCCCGGCAGTGCTGGAGCCCGATCACGGCATCGATGTCCGTCCGCATCCGCATATCGGCCTGGCCACCGTCACCTTCCTGTGGTCGGGCGAGATCGGCCACCGCGACACGCTCGGCTCGGATCAGGTGATCCGCCCCGGTGACGTCAACTGGATGACCGCCGGCCGCGGCATCGCCCATTCCGAACGCACGCCGGGCCCCGAACGCGCACGCGAGCACGCCCTGCACGGCATGCAGACCTGGATCGCGTTGCCGCGCTCGGCCGAAGAAACCGCGCCCGCTTTCCATCACCACGCCGCCACCAGCCTGCCGCAGCAGCGCCGCAACGGCGTGTGGCTGCGGGTGATCGCCGGCCGCGCCTACGGCGAGGAATCGCCGGTGCGGGTGTTCAGCGGCACGCTCAACGTGGCGCTGGATCTGGACGCCGATGCCGAGATCGATCTGGATACCAGCCACGCCGAGCGCGCGCTCTACATCCTGGAGGGCGAGGCGCAACTGGATGGCGCCGACGTGCCGGCGCGGCATCTGATTGTGCCCTCCGCCGGCACGCGCGGCAGGCTGCGCGCCAAGACCCCCCTCAAGGCGATGCTGCTCGGCGGCGAGCCGCTGGATGGCCCGCGCCACCTGTGGTGGAACTTCGTCTCCAGCTCACAAGAGCGCATCGAACAGGCCAAGGACGATTGGCAGGCCGGCCGCTTCGGCACCATCCCCGGCGACGATCAGGAGTTCATTCCGCTACCGGAAACGCCGGCGCCCAAACCCGTCAATTACCCCTGAAACCATGCGCGGATTCGCACTGGCGGACACAACCGTGCCAGGTCTCGGAAGGGGAGTGCCACGCCACACAAGCGATGCCAGACGCAACTGCGACCCATCTTGAGCACGCCCACAAAACTGTGGTAGTGATACCCGCGTAGTCGGAGCGCGTTGCGTGGACGGCACGCTCAAGCGGGGAGCTTGAGACGGTGCAGCGGCACGAAAGACGACAGCGCCCCGCATTGTCATCCATCGCCGGGGAACACTTGAATGAAGTCCGCATCCTGCCTAGTCGGCCTGTCATTGCTGTTGGCCGCCGTCACCGCCCACGCCCAGTCCGCGCCCGTCTGCCCGCCATTGCCGCCGGCCTCCGGCCTGCAATGGACCCAGCTCGCCGGCGCCGATTACCTGGTCTGTAAAGCCACCACCGCCGATGGCCGCCAGGTCGTGGGCGTGATGCTGACCACCCGCGACCCGGCCATGGCGCTGGCACGCGACCGCCGCGCGGAAAAAGGCCAGATCCAGGAAGAGGAGTTCTACTGGTACAAGCTCGATCTGGGCGGCCGCGAGGTCCCGGGCATGGAATCACGCCGCGTCACCGTGGTGGAGCTGGGCAAGAAGCGCTATGCACAGCTGTGGATCGACGGCGCCAGCACCGAAGAACTGGCCTCGATGCAGTCGCTGGTGCAGAACATGGACCTGCAGCCGGCCAGCCTGGCACTGCAGCGCTAAACAACGCCCGCAGATGGCAAGACCGGCGGCGGCCGGTCAGCCACATCGCTTCGCACTACGACTTGGAGCAGCCATCAAAACGACTGCGCAGCCGCCAGGCGGGCGCGGCCGGTGCTCGGAATCGGCATGTACCTACGTACACTCCGGTTCCTCCGCGCCGTCCGCACCCACCTGACGACTGCTCGCTACGTTTCCGCTCTTAATGCGCTAATGCAGCTGCGCGCCGGCATCCGCCAGCGCGCGCTGAATGCGCATTAGCGCGTCGAACCGCCGGCAGCATCCACCAGCGCGTGCGGCTGCAGTTCGGTGGCAATGCGCACCTCGCCGGTGAGCAGGCGATGGATCGGGCACTTCTCCGCCACCTCCAGCAGACGTGCACGCTGGTCATCGTCCAGTGCGCCGTCCAGCACGATCGCGCGCGTGATCGATGTGCCCGCGGCGCCGCGCTGGGTGTAATGCAGGTGCACGTGCACCGCGGCCAATGGCCATTGCTTGCGCGCGGCCACCATCGACACGGTGATGGCGGTGCAGGCACCCAATGCGCCCAGCACCTGCGCCTCTGGATCCGGCCCCGCATCCTGGCCACCGTTGGCCGGCTGGGTGTCGCCGATCCAGCGGTGCTGGCCATCGTGGACGGTGACCGTATAGGGCACCGCGCCGGTGACGACACTGACGGCGCGATCACTCATGTGCGCTTCTCCCACGCGGCAACCCGCCCCGGTTCAAAACCGCCCCTCCTGGAAATCGACGAACGCCTGCATCAATTCCTGCTTGGTGTTCATCACGAACGGGCCATGCCGCATCACCGGCTCGTTGATCGGCCGGCCGGCGACCAGGATCAAGCGCGCGCCGGCAGCACCGGCCTGCAGCCGCAGCCGCTCGCCACCGCCCAGCACCGCCAGCTCCTGCGCCGGCAACGGGCGTGCGCCCTCGCCCTCGCCGACCGTGGCCGCGCCTTCGAAGGCGTACGCGAACGCGTTGTGGCCGGCGGGCAGCAGATAGTCCCAGGACGTGTCCGGCGCCAGTGCGATATCCAGGTACACCGGCTCGGTGGCCGGCTGCACGATCGGCCCGTGCACATCGCCCACCGCGCCGGCAATCACCTTGACCGTGACGCCCGCAGCCGGATACGCGACCGGGATCTTGTCCGGCGCGTATTCCTGATACTTGGGGTCGCTCATCTTGTCGCGCGCAGGCAGATTCACCCACAGCTGGAAACCACGCATGCGCCCGGATTCCTGCTCGGGCATTTCCGAATGGATCAGGCCGCGCCCGGCGGTCATCCACTGCACGCTGCCTGGGGTCAGCAGGCCTTCGTTGCCGTGGTTGTCCTTGTGCCGCATGCGTCCGTCGAGCATGTACGTGACGGTCTCGAAGCCGCGGTGCGGATGGCTCGGAAAGCCGGCGATGTAGTCTTCGGCCTGTTCGGTGCCGAACTCATCCAGCATCAGGAACGGGTCCAGTGCCGGCAGCTGCGGTGTGCCGATCACGCGGGTCAGCTTGACCCCGGCACCGTCGGAGGTGGGCATGCCGCGAATGGTCCGCAGCACGTGTGCCGCCGTGGAGGTGGTGGTGTCGCTCATCGAACGCTCCCTGTGCGCAAGTGGATGCCTTGCATGATGGAGGCCGCTGGCATGGCGCCCAATCGCGACACGTGCAACCGACCGTTCCAAAACGCCGCGGCGCGCAGGCGCAATGCCGCACTGCAATGCCAGACACCATACGACCAAAGGCTTACCCGATCCCCGGGCGGCACCATTGACCGCGGACAGCCGGCGGGAGGACCCTTAGCGGGATCGTTCCTGAGGGGCATGCATGAAAGGTATCTCGAAGCTGGCCTGGGGCGCGCTGGCGCTGCTGGCCGCGTTCTGCTTGGGCACCGTGGCGCTGCGGCGCGGCGAACACATCAACGCGTTGTGGATCGTGGTGGCGGCGGTGTCGATCTATCTGATCGCCTACCGCTTCTATGGCCTGTTCATCGCCGACAAGGTGATGCAGCTCGACCCCACCCGCGCCACCCCGGCGGTGACCAATAACGACGGTCTGGACTACGTGCCCACCAACAAGCACGTGCTGTTCGGGCACCACTTCGCCGCGATCGCCGGCGCCGGGCCGTTGGTCGGCCCGGTGCTCGCCGCGCAGATGGGCTACCTGCCCGGCCTGCTGTGGCTGGTGGTTGGCGTGGTGCTGGCCGGCGCGGTGCAGGACTTCATGGTGCTGTTCCTGTCCACGCGCCGCAACGGCCGCTCGCTCGGCGACCTGGTGCGCGAAGAGATGGGCCAGGTGCCCGGCACCATCGCGCTGTTCGGCGCCTTCCTGATCATGATCATCATCCTGGCGGTGCTGGCGATGGTGGTGGTCAAGGCCTTGGCCGAGAGCCCGTGGGGCATGTTCACGGTGATCGCGACGATGCCCATCGCGATCATGATGGGCGTGTACATGCGCTACATCCGCCCCGGCAAGATCGGCGAGATTTCGGTGGTGGGATTGATCCTGCTACTGGGTGCGATCTGGCTAGGTGGCCAGGTGGCCGCCGACCCGACCTGGGGCCCTGCCTTCACCTTCACCGCCAAGCAGATCACCTGGATGTTGATCGGCTACGGCTTCATCGCCTCGGTGCTGCCGGTATGGCTGCTGCTGGCACCGCGCGACTATCTGTCCACCTTCCTCAAGATCGGCACCATCCTGGGCCTGGCGATCGGCATCCTGATCGTGATGCCCGACCTCAAGATGCCGGCGCTCACCCAGTTCGCTGCCAGCGGCGATGGCCCGGTGTGGAAGGGCGGCATCTTCCCGTTCCTGTTCATCACCATCGCCTGCGGTGCGGTGTCCGGCTTCCATGCGTTGATCGCCTCCGGCACCACGCCCAAGCTGCTCGCCAACGAAGCGCACATGCGCTACATCGGCTACGGCGGCATGTTGATGGAATCGTTCGTGGCGATCATGGCGCTGGTGGCCGCGTCGATCATCGAACCCGGCATCTATTTCGCCATGAATAGCCCGGCCTCGTTGGTCGGCAGCGATACCGTCGCAGTGGCTGCCAAGGTCAGCGAATGGGGCTTTGCAATCACCCCGGAAGTGCTGGAAGCCACCGCGCGCGACATCGGCGAGCACAGCATCCTGGCGCGCGCCGGTGGTGCACCCACGCTGGCGGTAGGCATCGCGCAGATCCTGCACCACGTGCTGCCGGGCGAGAACACGATGGCGTTCTGGTACCACTTCGCGATCCTGTTCGAAGCGTTGTTCATCCTCACCGCAGTGGACGCGGGCACGCGTGCCGGCCGCTTCATGCTGCAGGACCTGCTGGGCAACTTCATCCCGGCACTGAAGAAGACCGAATCGTGGACCGCCAACATCATCGCCACCGCCGGTTGCGTGGCGCTGTGGGGCTACCTGCTCTACACCGGCGTGATCGATCCGTTCGGCGGTATCCAGACGCTGTGGCCGTTGTTCGGCATCTCCAACCAGATGCTGGCCGGCATCGCGTTGATGCTGGGCACAGTGGTGCTGTTCAAGATGAAGCGTGACCGCTACGCCTGGGTCACCATCGTGCCGGCGCTGTGGCTGCTGTTGTGCACCACCTACGCCGGGCTGATCAAGATCTTCGACAGCAACCCGGCGCAGGGTTTCCTGGCGCAGGCGCACAAGTTCCAGGCCGCCATCGCCAGCAACACCATCACCGCACCGGCCAAGACCGTGCCGCAGATGCAGCAGATCGTCACCAACGCCTACGTCAACACCGGGCTGACGGTGCTGTTCCTGTTCGTGGTGGGCTCGATCCTGATCTACGCAGTCAAAACGATCGTGGTCGCCCGCCGCAGCCCGCAGCGCAGCGATCGCGAAACCCCGTACGTGGCACTGCAGCCACACCAGATGGCGGATCTGTAATGGGCACTCAACTCGTTCTTGCCAGCCAATACCAGGCCCATCGCCGCATCTGGCGCCGCCTGGTGCAGACCGCACGCCTGTGCTGCGGCATCCCGGACTACGACAACTACGTGCGCCACATGCTGGAGAAACATCCGGACAAACCGGTCATGGACTACCCGGCGTTTTTCCGCGAACGCCAGGAAGCGCGTTACGGCGGCAAGGGCGGGTTCCGCTGCTGTTGATCGGTAATCGTGATCGATAGATGCACACGCAACAGGGCGCGATGCGAATCGCGCCCTGTTGCGTTGATGTGGACGCGAAATGCGGTTTTCTTTATGCGATTGGACGGTGCGGCAGATTGGCTGCAGAGCGGTTGATCTGCGGCTTGGGTGGAGGCCCCCTTGCCCGCTCACCGTCGCGGGACACGCTGCAAGGTAGAGCGGCTGATCTGCGGCTTGGCTGCACAGCCTGCTCGCTCACCGTCGCGGGACACGTCGCAAGCTGGACAGGCTGATCTGTGGCTTGGCTGCAGGGCCCTTGCCCGCTCACCATCGCGGGACACGCTGCAAGTACGTCCTTGTAAGCTCTTACGCGGCATCCATGCCGCGTAAGGTCCCGCGACGGTGAGCGGGCAAGGACCAGTCAGGCGTGTCGGTGTGCATGGTTGCACGCAGCGCAATAAGCGCGTTTTTTGGATGACGGCGACTGACGGCGCGTCCGATCAGCGTCGCAACGCGACGACTAACAGGCAGGCTTTCAACAAAGCGACCTACGAACGTTCTGGTGCGGTGCCCTCGCCGCTTGCGGGACCGTGTGGCGGCATGGATGCCGCCACCGAGCCTACAGGGAGGTACTTGCGGCGTGTCCCGCAAGCGGTGAGGGCACCGCACGCGCGACCGACCAGACTTTTGATCCAAGCACTGACTGCAGCCAAACGAAGCAACGACGCGACACCCTCAACCAGCGCGCGTTTGCGCGAGCCGCTCGAACAATGCGTGCAAATCGCGCATATCGTCGAACACCTCCAGCACGCCGATCCGTCGCAGGGTGTCGCCGTGCCCTTGCGGAATATGGCTGGCACCGGTAAAGCCCA
The nucleotide sequence above comes from Xanthomonas campestris pv. campestris str. ATCC 33913. Encoded proteins:
- a CDS encoding IS5 family transposase is translated as MQLTFGDAEGLGKRKQTRREIFLAEMEQVVPWQQLLGLVAPHYPVSGRPGRQPYALARMLRIHLLQQWYALSDPAMEEALHEIPTLRRFAQLGGLDNVPDETTILNFRRLLETHGLAARMLEAVNAHLARKGQSLRSGTIVDATLIAAPSSTKNADHARDPEMHQTKKGNQWYFGMKAHIGVDEFSGLVHHVHCTAANVADVTVTHTLLHGKEDSVFGDSGYTGADKREELQDCEAAFFIAAKRSVLQAIGNKRERAREQRWEHFKASVRAKVEHPFRVIKRQFGYTKVRYRGLAKNTAQVLTLFALSNLWMKRKQLLPAMGSVRL
- a CDS encoding M13 family metallopeptidase, which translates into the protein MILSKFAPLSLAVAIAVTLSACGASDDTSKPAAAASAAPTRVDVSKLDAPIVAFGSGDLDPAIAACQDLNGFVNAKWLKANPVPSDRTSWGSFEVLAERSLTIQHALVEQLARGNLSAGSVDAKIADLWRTGSDEAAIDKAGITPLQPQLKAIDALSDAPAIAAWLRDSYAKGQGFLFSFGANADYKNSEQMIAYAGQGGLGLPEKGYYTDPAQAKIREQYVAYIARVLELSGIPAAQAAEQAKAVMAFETQLANASLSRIELRDPAKRYNPVDVAGANAITPHFDWQAFFSALKVPAGTFSLSQPEYFRALDEMLVNTPVDTWKAYLRFHSIDEAAPYLAKPFEQANFDFYAKTLRGQQDMLPRWKRTLNAVNEAMGEALGQLYVQSAFPAESKAQMQQLVQNLSNALKVRLEKLDWMSAETKQRALEKWASFTPKIGYPDQWRDWSGLETRGDGFLANMQAAQAFNYRYMLDKIGKPVDKREWHMTPQTVNAYYNATRNEIVFPAAILQPPFFDPKADPALNYGGIGAVIGHEMMHGYDDSGSQFDAKGNFDTWWTDADRKLFTQRTDQLVAQFDGYEAIPGVHVKGKLTLGENIGDLGGLTVAYDALQMALQEQPAANKEIDGHSQDKRFFMNWATVWRRNFTDGELRVRLNTDPHAPANFRANGAPSNMPAFAQAFQCKPGDAMVRGDKDRVAIW
- the gpmA gene encoding 2,3-diphosphoglycerate-dependent phosphoglycerate mutase; translation: MTRKLVLLRHGQSQWNLDNRFTGWVDVDLTEQGRQEAAAAGKLMKDEGLQFDVAYTSVLKRAIHTLQGALKELDQDWLPVHKSWRLNERHYGGLQGLDKAETAAKHGEEQVKIWRRSYDIPPPAMDVTDPGHPGHDRRYATLDRNALPGTESLATTLVRVLPYWHDAIAPQLKAGQTVLVTAHGNSLRALYKYLNDISNAQILELNIPTGIPLLFELDDNLQVQSYRYLGDPEAAKRAAEAVANQGKAK
- the nfi gene encoding deoxyribonuclease V (cleaves DNA at apurinic or apyrimidinic sites), with protein sequence MQTSIDPVFAGWDGSVAQARQLQQQLAQRVALRDEVSAAPALLAGFDVGFEDDGQTTRAAAVLLDAQTLLPLETHVARVPTSMPYVPGLLSFRELPALLRALALLARTPDLVFIDGQGIAHPRRFGIAAHFGVVTGLPSIGVAKQRLAGTFIEPGGERGDHSPILLAGAQIGWALRSKPRCNPLIVSPGHRVSMQGALDWTLRTLRAYRLPEPTRLADRLASRRGEIELQTQPTLL
- a CDS encoding pirin family protein; this translates as MTTLIAPRVHDIGGLQVRRAVPTLQARSVGPFVFVDHMGPAVLEPDHGIDVRPHPHIGLATVTFLWSGEIGHRDTLGSDQVIRPGDVNWMTAGRGIAHSERTPGPERAREHALHGMQTWIALPRSAEETAPAFHHHAATSLPQQRRNGVWLRVIAGRAYGEESPVRVFSGTLNVALDLDADAEIDLDTSHAERALYILEGEAQLDGADVPARHLIVPSAGTRGRLRAKTPLKAMLLGGEPLDGPRHLWWNFVSSSQERIEQAKDDWQAGRFGTIPGDDQEFIPLPETPAPKPVNYP
- a CDS encoding OsmC family protein encodes the protein MSDRAVSVVTGAVPYTVTVHDGQHRWIGDTQPANGGQDAGPDPEAQVLGALGACTAITVSMVAARKQWPLAAVHVHLHYTQRGAAGTSITRAIVLDGALDDDQRARLLEVAEKCPIHRLLTGEVRIATELQPHALVDAAGGSTR
- a CDS encoding pirin family protein: MSDTTTSTAAHVLRTIRGMPTSDGAGVKLTRVIGTPQLPALDPFLMLDEFGTEQAEDYIAGFPSHPHRGFETVTYMLDGRMRHKDNHGNEGLLTPGSVQWMTAGRGLIHSEMPEQESGRMRGFQLWVNLPARDKMSDPKYQEYAPDKIPVAYPAAGVTVKVIAGAVGDVHGPIVQPATEPVYLDIALAPDTSWDYLLPAGHNAFAYAFEGAATVGEGEGARPLPAQELAVLGGGERLRLQAGAAGARLILVAGRPINEPVMRHGPFVMNTKQELMQAFVDFQEGRF
- a CDS encoding carbon starvation CstA family protein, which translates into the protein MKGISKLAWGALALLAAFCLGTVALRRGEHINALWIVVAAVSIYLIAYRFYGLFIADKVMQLDPTRATPAVTNNDGLDYVPTNKHVLFGHHFAAIAGAGPLVGPVLAAQMGYLPGLLWLVVGVVLAGAVQDFMVLFLSTRRNGRSLGDLVREEMGQVPGTIALFGAFLIMIIILAVLAMVVVKALAESPWGMFTVIATMPIAIMMGVYMRYIRPGKIGEISVVGLILLLGAIWLGGQVAADPTWGPAFTFTAKQITWMLIGYGFIASVLPVWLLLAPRDYLSTFLKIGTILGLAIGILIVMPDLKMPALTQFAASGDGPVWKGGIFPFLFITIACGAVSGFHALIASGTTPKLLANEAHMRYIGYGGMLMESFVAIMALVAASIIEPGIYFAMNSPASLVGSDTVAVAAKVSEWGFAITPEVLEATARDIGEHSILARAGGAPTLAVGIAQILHHVLPGENTMAFWYHFAILFEALFILTAVDAGTRAGRFMLQDLLGNFIPALKKTESWTANIIATAGCVALWGYLLYTGVIDPFGGIQTLWPLFGISNQMLAGIALMLGTVVLFKMKRDRYAWVTIVPALWLLLCTTYAGLIKIFDSNPAQGFLAQAHKFQAAIASNTITAPAKTVPQMQQIVTNAYVNTGLTVLFLFVVGSILIYAVKTIVVARRSPQRSDRETPYVALQPHQMADL
- a CDS encoding YbdD/YjiX family protein codes for the protein MGTQLVLASQYQAHRRIWRRLVQTARLCCGIPDYDNYVRHMLEKHPDKPVMDYPAFFRERQEARYGGKGGFRCC